The genomic DNA GTGATGAAGCCGAGCTTGCCGCCGGTCTCCTCGACGCGGACGTAGCGCGCCGGGCCGCCGGTGCGGTCGGGGAGGGGTGTGAGGGTGTAGCGGGTCTCCAGCCGCTGCCGGGCGACCGACAGGGGCAGGAACTGGTCGGTCCGGTCCGCCTCGATCTCGCCGAGCGGCATGACCTCGATCAGCGTCATGTCCATGCCGAGCCCGTGGGCCCAGGCGATCATGTCGGGGATCTCGTCGGCGTTGACGTCGCGCAGCGCCACCGCGTTGATCTTCACCTTCATCCCGGCGGCGCGGGCCGCCGCGATGCCGTCGAGCACCACCTTGAGGTCGCCGCGGCGGGTGATCTCCCGGAACTTGTCCGGGTCGAGGGTGTCGAGCGAGACGTTGATCCGGCGCACGCCGAGGCTCGCCAGCTCGTCGGCGTAGCGCGTGAGCTGCGTGCCGTTGGTGGTGAGCGTCAGCTCCTCCAGCGCCCCCGAATCGAGGTGGCGCGAGAGCCGGCGGAACAGGTGCATGATGTCGCGGCGCACGAGCGGCTCGCCGCCGGTGATCCGGAGCTTGCGCACGCCGCGGGCGATGAACACGCCGCAGAGCCGGTCCAGCTCCTCCAGGGTCAGCAGGTCGCGCTTGGGCAGGAACTCCATGTGCTCGGACATGCAGTAGGCGCAGCGCAGGTCGCAGCGATCCGTCACCGAGATGCGCAGGTACGAGATCGCCCGCTGGAACGGGTCGATCAGCGGCGCCGGCCCGGCGGGGGCATCGACCGCGGACGCCTGTGGCGTCAGGGAGCTGTCATCGAGCATCGTCCGGCATATGATGCCACCGGCGGTCGCGGGCAAGCAGGTCCCGCGCCGCAGCCCCAGATTGCGTGAGGAGTGTGGCCCGTGACCGAGGATCTGTGGCCGACCGAGATCCGCCTGTCGGCCGACCGGCGGGTGCTCAACGTCGCCTTCGAGGACGGGGCGCGCTACGCCCTCCCGGCCGAGTACCTGCGGGTGTCGAGCCCCTCGGCCGAGGTGCAGGGCCACTCGCCGCTGGAGCGGAAGGTGATCGGCGGCAAGCGCGCCGTGGCCATCCTGGCGGTGGAGCCGGTCGGCAACTACGCGGTGAAGCTCGGCTTCGACGACATGCACGACACCGGCATCTACGGCTGGGGCTATCTGCACACCCTCGGCCGCGAGTACGAGAGCCGCTGGAACACCTATCTCGGCGAGCTCGCCGAGCGGGGGCTGGACCGTGAGACCGCGCGCACCGCCCCGGTGAAGCAGGGCGGGGGTTGCGGGTCGGGCTCGTGCGGCTGCCACTGAGGGCAGGCGCTCCAGCTTAGTCCGGCCCCGAGCCTCGTGATCGCGCGCGGAGCGAAGCGACCCGGCGGCGCCACGATCTCGGAGGTCGCGCGTCCCCGGCTCGCTTCGCTGCGCTCGCGACGACGGCGCGGGTCGAATCGCGGCGTGGAGGCCGGAGGCTTGCATCCCGTCGCGCGGGCATCTGCGCCCGCCTATCTTGGAGCCGCCATGGCCTTCGCCTGCACCATCCCCGCCACGCCCACCGTCCAGCAGGACGATGCCGCCGTGCGCATCACGCGCTGGGACTTCCCGCCCGGCGGCGTGACCGGCTGGCACGAGCACGGCTGGCCGTATTTCGTGGTGATGCTGGTGGACGGGATCCTGCGCGTCCACGACGGCGCGGCGGTCAGCGAGACGGCGCTCGCGGCCGGGCAATCCTACATGCGTCCCGCGGGCATCCGGCACGACGTGATGAACGGGTCCGACCACCCGATCGCGTTCATCGAGATCGAGGTGAAGCGCCCGGACGCCCTGGTCACGCTGCCGGCGGCCTGAACGCGGAAGGGCCGGCCTCGCGGCCGGCCCTTCCCCCGGAAGCCCCGGACAATCAGCGCTGGACGATGACCTTCGTGCCGACCTTGGCGCGGGTGTACAGGTCCGTCACGTCGTCGTTGGTCATGCGGATGCAGCCCGACGAGACGGCCGTGCCGATCGTCTCCGGCTCGTTGGAGCCGTGGATGCGGTAGATCGAGCCGCCGAGATACATGGCGCGGGCGCCGAGCGGGTTCTCGAGACCGCCCTTCATGTAGCGCGGCAGGTCGGGCCGGCGCTTCAGCATGGTCGCCGGCGGGCGCCAATCCGGCCACTCGCGCTTCATCGTGATGGTCTGCACGCCGCCCCAGGTGAAGCCCGGCCGGCCGACGCCGACGCCGTAGCGCAGGGCCTGACCGCCGCCCAGCACGTAGTAGAGCCGCCGCTCGGCGGTGGAGACGACGATCGTGCCGGCGCCGTAGGGACCGTTATAGGCCACCGTCTCGCGCGGGATCGCCGACATCTGCGGCACCGCCGCGTCGGCGTTCAGCGGGTCGGCGGGGTTCAGCGCGGCGTTGGCCACCGGCACCGCGACGGTCTCGACGGCCTGCGGGCGGACGCGAACGGTGAGCGCGTCGTTCAGCGGCTGGCGGGTCAGCGGGTCGATCTCGTAGGCCAGAGCCGGCGCGGCGCAGGCGGCCGCGCCGAGAAGCCCGATCAGGGCGGGGAGAAAACGACGCATCAAAGCCTCTCGGGGCAGGCGCGGACTATGGCGGGAACGCGGCGAAGACCGCGGCACGATGCCGTGCCGATCCTCGCCAAGGGGTAAACGCTCGCGCCTCAAATCCAAGCCAGAAACCGCCCCGCCCGGGCGGTTCCGCCCGCCCGTGACTCGATGGCAACACTGTGGCAGCTTGGCCGTAAGAACCGGGATGACAGGCTCGGGTCTAGACCCTCGCCGCCCGGATCCGCGGCCGGTTCCGGGGGCGGCGCGGAGGCCGTCCCGCACCGCCCCGGACAGTCGACGCGGAGCCGCGTCAGGCCTCGTCGGCGGCGAGCCAGATGGCCGGCTCGCGCGGGACCGGGCGGAGCGGGGCCGGCGCGGCGGGCAGGCCGCGCAGCTGGGCGAGTTCGGCGAGTTCCGGCGCCTGCGCGGTGTCGTCGGCGTTCAGGAACAGGCCCCGGGCACGGGCGGCGCGGCCGAGATCGGCCCGGCTGGTCCAGACGCTCTGGGCCGGGCTCGTGAGCAGCGCCAGGGCGACCGGCGCCAGCCAGAGGGCGAGCCACGGGCTCCCGACGAGGACCAGGGCGAACACCATCAGCGCGCCGACCACCACGGCGTCGGCCTGGAGCCGGAAGGCCTCCGCCCAGGACACCTGCCGGTCGTCCCGGTCCTGCGTCTCCCAGCGGACCACCCGGCCGAAGAAGGTCGAGACCACGGCGCCGGCAGTGAACAGCGTCAGGACCGGCCACAGGACCACCCACACCGCCTGCTCCAGGGCGGCGCTCGCGAGCAGCGCCCGCGTGCCGCCGAAGGCGGCCCGGCGCTCGGCGGAGGCGAGGACGTGGCCGAGGCTCAGGAGCTTCGGCAGCGCCAGCACGGCGACGCTGAGGGCGGCGAGCGCGTGGGCGGCGGCGCCCTGCCCGGTCAGGCCGTAGGCCAGGAGGCCCAGATCGCCGGTCCGGGCGGCCTGCCACGCGGCGAGCCCCAGGAAGGCGATCCAGAGGGGGAGCACCCCGTAGGAGAGGATCCCGACGAGGAGGTGCCAGCGGCTCGCCGCGCTCAGGCCGGCCCAGG from Methylobacterium radiotolerans JCM 2831 includes the following:
- the moaA gene encoding GTP 3',8-cyclase MoaA, giving the protein MLDDSSLTPQASAVDAPAGPAPLIDPFQRAISYLRISVTDRCDLRCAYCMSEHMEFLPKRDLLTLEELDRLCGVFIARGVRKLRITGGEPLVRRDIMHLFRRLSRHLDSGALEELTLTTNGTQLTRYADELASLGVRRINVSLDTLDPDKFREITRRGDLKVVLDGIAAARAAGMKVKINAVALRDVNADEIPDMIAWAHGLGMDMTLIEVMPLGEIEADRTDQFLPLSVARQRLETRYTLTPLPDRTGGPARYVRVEETGGKLGFITPLTHNFCESCNRVRLTCTGQLYMCLGQEDSADLRAVLRASQDDSVLAAAVVEAITRKPKGHDFVIERQRPAAVPRHMSVTGG
- a CDS encoding gamma-butyrobetaine hydroxylase-like domain-containing protein; amino-acid sequence: MTEDLWPTEIRLSADRRVLNVAFEDGARYALPAEYLRVSSPSAEVQGHSPLERKVIGGKRAVAILAVEPVGNYAVKLGFDDMHDTGIYGWGYLHTLGREYESRWNTYLGELAERGLDRETARTAPVKQGGGCGSGSCGCH
- a CDS encoding cupin domain-containing protein, giving the protein MAFACTIPATPTVQQDDAAVRITRWDFPPGGVTGWHEHGWPYFVVMLVDGILRVHDGAAVSETALAAGQSYMRPAGIRHDVMNGSDHPIAFIEIEVKRPDALVTLPAA
- a CDS encoding L,D-transpeptidase, whose protein sequence is MRRFLPALIGLLGAAACAAPALAYEIDPLTRQPLNDALTVRVRPQAVETVAVPVANAALNPADPLNADAAVPQMSAIPRETVAYNGPYGAGTIVVSTAERRLYYVLGGGQALRYGVGVGRPGFTWGGVQTITMKREWPDWRPPATMLKRRPDLPRYMKGGLENPLGARAMYLGGSIYRIHGSNEPETIGTAVSSGCIRMTNDDVTDLYTRAKVGTKVIVQR